The Halorhabdus sp. BNX81 genome includes a region encoding these proteins:
- a CDS encoding MoxR family ATPase, whose translation MSDAEAVYDALREEIGTVLVGNEEIVERLTISLLTRGHVLLEGVPGVAKTTIANLFAEASGLTYKRIQMTPDILPADITGTRIYREPTGEFELQRGPIFGNIVVADEINRATPKAQSALLEAMQESHVTIDGDTLSLPDPFMVIATQNPIEMEGTFELPEAQRDRFQFKLLVDIPDQHNERKLLDRFDANPLLDADRIQQVISEERIRSLREQVTEQYVDDTVKAYILGIVEATRSSPDIDIGASPRATLTLMDAGKARAAIHGRGYVLPDDIKQLAKPVLRHRLIRSTDAELTDRSIDAVIDSLLESVPVTDVAEPDDTAQHRQDNEVEPSSKS comes from the coding sequence ATGAGTGACGCGGAGGCAGTATATGATGCGCTGCGTGAGGAAATCGGGACTGTCCTGGTCGGGAACGAAGAGATCGTCGAGCGGCTCACCATCTCGTTGCTGACGCGTGGTCACGTGCTACTCGAAGGGGTCCCGGGCGTGGCCAAAACGACCATCGCGAATCTGTTTGCGGAAGCCAGCGGATTGACGTACAAACGCATCCAGATGACGCCGGACATCCTCCCGGCGGACATCACGGGGACACGGATCTATCGCGAACCGACCGGCGAGTTCGAACTCCAGCGGGGGCCGATCTTCGGGAACATCGTCGTCGCCGACGAGATCAACCGGGCGACGCCGAAGGCACAGTCCGCACTGCTCGAGGCCATGCAGGAGAGCCACGTGACGATCGACGGCGACACCCTCTCCCTGCCGGATCCGTTCATGGTGATTGCGACCCAGAACCCCATCGAGATGGAAGGGACGTTCGAACTCCCGGAAGCCCAGCGCGATCGCTTCCAGTTTAAATTGCTCGTGGATATACCCGATCAGCACAACGAGCGAAAGTTGCTCGATCGCTTCGATGCGAACCCGCTGCTCGATGCAGACCGTATCCAGCAGGTCATCAGCGAGGAACGTATCCGTTCGCTCCGTGAGCAAGTGACCGAGCAGTACGTCGACGACACCGTCAAGGCGTACATTCTCGGCATCGTCGAAGCCACCCGGTCCTCACCCGACATCGACATCGGGGCGTCACCACGAGCCACGCTTACACTAATGGACGCCGGGAAGGCTCGCGCAGCGATTCACGGCCGGGGGTACGTCCTCCCCGACGACATCAAGCAACTCGCCAAGCCGGTCTTGCGCCATCGTTTGATCCGCAGCACGGACGCCGAGTTGACCGATCGAAGCATCGATGCAGTGATCGATTCGCTTCTGGAGTCAGTGCCGGTGACGGACGTAGCGGAGCCGGATGACACGGCCCAACACCGGCAGGACAACGAAGTCGAGCCCTCGTCGAAAAGCTAG